A section of the Candidatus Thermoplasmatota archaeon genome encodes:
- a CDS encoding class I SAM-dependent methyltransferase: MPMRMVDHASKGRTAEVFDRIAEHFDLTRRSPWREVVDFVESLEPMDLAADIGCGNGRHIPYLAEKAGKVLAVDFSSEMLSVAERNVDQAGLGGKVVFVLADSSRLPLGESILGGFIYIATLHHLPTDAERLVSLESLRRSLKSGSRGIISVWALDQPRFEGLAEAATNGDILVPWTMPDGKKIDRFYHLFREDELRSLMERSGLSVGKLHRSRDNYFAEVISD, from the coding sequence ATGCCTATGCGGATGGTCGACCACGCATCGAAGGGCAGGACCGCTGAGGTCTTCGACAGGATAGCGGAGCACTTCGACCTCACGAGGAGGTCGCCCTGGCGGGAGGTCGTGGATTTCGTCGAGTCCCTGGAACCCATGGACCTCGCGGCGGATATCGGCTGCGGGAACGGACGGCACATCCCCTATCTGGCCGAGAAGGCGGGAAAGGTTCTTGCGGTCGACTTCTCCAGCGAGATGCTATCTGTCGCTGAAAGGAACGTCGACCAGGCCGGGCTTGGCGGGAAGGTGGTCTTCGTGCTCGCTGACAGCTCCCGCCTGCCGCTCGGAGAGAGTATTCTTGGCGGGTTCATCTATATCGCGACGCTGCATCATTTGCCCACGGACGCGGAGAGACTGGTGAGCCTCGAGTCCCTGAGGCGGTCCTTGAAGAGCGGGTCTAGGGGAATAATCTCTGTTTGGGCCCTCGACCAGCCCCGCTTCGAGGGGCTCGCGGAAGCCGCCACGAACGGTGACATCCTCGTGCCCTGGACGATGCCCGACGGTAAGAAGATCGACAGGTTCTACCACCTGTTCCGAGAGGACGAGCTGAGATCGCTCATGGAGCGGAGCGGACTATCGGTCGGGAAGCTTCATAGGTCCAGGGACAACTACTTCGCGGAGGTGATTAGCGATTGA